The genomic interval AAAAGGCAAGAGAATCCCTAAAGAATGGTGCTGAAACAGTGAATTAAAACCAAACGTAATCTTATTATAGATATTTTGTGGTAAGACTGTCAAATCTCTTATCAACCAATATGTACGAAAAGAAAGAACGAAGTGctaagaaaagaagaaacattCTTGCTGAATAGCAGCAATATTGGGTGGATCAGTGCATCATGACTCTGAACTCTTCAAAGCTGAGAACGCCATCCCCATTGAGATCAAACTTCCGGATCATAGCTTTACAATCCTCAACGGACTTGGAATCGCCGAGTCGATTTAGCATTCTCTTCAAGCTCGTGGGAGTGATGCAGCCGGACCCCTCCATCTCATACATAGCAAAAGCCTCTTTGAGCGTGTCATTCTTTTCATCTTCCCCGCTTGTCTCCATTAGCTTCTGGAATTCCTCGAAGTCCAGCAGCCCATCCCCGTTCAAATCAGACGACTTCACGGTTTCTTCCGCCTCATCCACGGACAGAGTGCCCCCCACAGTGGTCACGCAGCCTTGCAACTCGGCAGGAGATATTTTACCATCTCCATTCACGTCCAAGTAATCGAACACCTTTTGGAGCTCGCTGCAGATCAATTTGTTCGTCGTCTCTGAATCAGAACCCAGAAGAGAACGCTGCTTTTCAGTACTCTTTCTCGAAGACAGTTTGCGACATAATTTTCCCAGAGCTGATTTTGGAGATGTCACATTATTATGCTTCCCATCCGTCAAAGGGGGAGGAGAAGATGATGCATCGTGTTTAGCTTTGATCATGATGAAGATTGAATTGCTAACTGTTAATACTAGAGAACAAAGAACTCTCAAGTGCTCGAATTCTGACACCAGAACCTTTGGAATTTAGTTGAATGAAAGTAAGTTGGCTccttggtatatatatatatacagacaGAACACGGGAAGTTGGAAACGAAAGTCAAAGctttaaattaatataagcACAAAAGATAAACGAAAAGTTGTGTTACAGACGTGGGTGGATGGATGTTCGTACGTATTCAAGATATGGAAgatagagagggagggaggggataAATAGGGGGAATGGGGAATCTGGAAAGCAAGAACGCGGTTTTAAGAGCTCAGTGCCTATCTCATGCGTTGTTGAATTGCGAATTACcagttgtatatttttattcagcGGCGGGAGCGCATGCAGGAAGCTTCCTGTTTCCGGAGGATGACGTGTAGGGTTGgttgtctttttcttctttttccttctcgATATTTCCAGAATTTTCTCGTTCTTGGTCTTTTATATCATTGATTTGACTATTTGGGGGACGTACTGCCAGCATCTACCTCCGCCGCCGTTTCTATCTCCGGCCAGTGTCTCTCCCTCCAGTTGATCTCTCGCCGTTTCAACCaaactcttttctctctctctctctctctctctctcaatttttctatttgtgGGCTTTTTGGATTTGTGGGTTTTTGGTGTTACAGAACGAGAGCCGGGTGTTCTAGAGCTCTGAATAAATTCTATGCGTCTTACCCTGCTGGAACCGAGCTTGATCGACACGGCTAAGGTTGGTTTGGGAAATGGAATATATGATTCCGCGCTCGAATTCCTAGTTTTTGGATGTGGCTTTCTGTCTCCTACGGAGATAATTTCCGGTCTTTCATACGAAGTTTTGAGTTTATGTTTCGAAGCGGAAGACTTTTGAGCGTCAAGGAAAATCGCCATACTCGACAAACTACAGAATCTACATCTTCAAGCATTAAAAAGAGAAGGAACTAGTCACTAGTGTACATTGGAGTACTTACTGCTTGACACGACTTAATTAGtgtttgtttggataatgagatgaggtaaaataattttaaactgtgtttgaatgttaaattgagttgagttaaattgataaaattttgttaaaaaattattttttaatattattattattttaatatttaaaaaaattgaattgtttattatattttgtattgaaatttaaaaaatttataatgatgagttgaaattgatttaataaccaaacgaaacctaGTCTTTGTTTAGATTCAAAACTCATCTtagttcatctcatcttatcattataatttttttaaattctcgcacaaaatataataaataatttaatctttttaaatttcaaaacaataataatattaaaaaataatattttaataatattttattcaactcatctaaaatcatcttaatttatctttgaatatatataagatttgttgaataaaatattattaaaatattattttttaatattattattattttaaaatttaaaaaaaattaaattatttattatattttatataaaaatttaaaaaaattataataataagatataaaatgaaACTATCTCATATTCAAATAGGCCTAAATGACGGTCAAATTGGCCTTAGTAAATGACTTCTTTATAAAGATCACTTCACTTATGGCAGCTACTCATTCTTGAGTAACATGTAATTTTACATTCTGTTTGGGGGTAATTTGGTGTTTTTGTCGAAAGGGGCACAAAGATgagatttttcaagaaaaagaaacaaaagttaCTCAGGCTCCTTTATACTGTCCCCGTCACAGAATAAAAAAGCTGTATAATCAATAATGTTTCTCAGAAAAGCACCTACCAACAATGATTTTGCCAATTCATCATTAACTTGCAGAAATCTACTTTGACAGTCTCATCAAATGGGTTCTGCATAGACCAAAACCCATCGCTGTGATGTTCTTTAACAACTACTCCATTGTTGCAGCGACACATGTTACAGCTTTTAATTTGTCCTCCTTTTATCACAACCCTTCGCTGTGATGTTCTTTAACAACTACGCATAGTAACAGAATACGTCACTATcgtataattattaaaaaattaattaatttattattaaaaaattaattatttttatataaatattatatatatttttttaaataattatacgacatttatatatttacaattgtaactatcatttcttaaatattaatgcCGATGATTCCAAATGTCACAAGTGCAAAATTATCTGGTGTCAatcaagtgtgtgtgtgtgagattATTCAGTAGACAAATGTGTAATGTTTATAAATAGTGTagaagatgtaaaaaaaaaaaaattgtaaatagttataaatagttataaaatgttttgagaaatgttttgagttaaaatatactACTGAGTTTtcagaaatgagaaataaaaagttaaataaaaatattataaagttaaaaaattatttaaatataatttgttattattatttgttgaattgtgaaaaagttgtatttatttttgtgttttgttttcaagtttaaatataatttgtgatttttgttttgaagaataaaaaagttgtattagtttttgtctttttttttttcaaatttgtaaatatcaaaattattagacaatgattaaatgaaaaatattgaaaattttaaattgaaaaagtattttatattttaataatatttagaaatgaaattatgagaagtttcgagaatttatcatttcatcttatatctAAACAATGCCTTTAAATCGTTGCAATGTAATCTCAttatttcaacattttttttttttaaagattttaataaaatataggtttttaaaaaattgcaaaatcAAGCTATAATCCCAGTACTCGAACTTTTCAGGTTTCAAAAACCAAGACTCATTCAAGTATTTGATTGGGTTGTAACCCTGGCTAATACTCGAGCCGAATTTGAAATCCAGTTTCGGGTTCGAATATATCTAGATATCCGGACCTGGGTGCACACTTCTTGGTGGGTTAACAGGAATTTTAACATTaagaaacgacgtcgtttgatattaaaattaattgttttaaaaatataaatcgaATTGCGAGTATTGGGTCTCATAACAATACCCGCCCAAGAATAGGCAGGTTGGGTGATGCAGCTCTCAACCCAGGAAGAAGAACCCAAACCGAAAACTGCATTCAAAACCTGAATAATTTAGTTCAGGAGCGAGCCAAGAAAATACTCGGCCCAATTGAACATTCTTAGAGCACTAGTATTAAATtatgcatctatatatttacataatatgatctTAAATTATACTGTATTAGATTATGCATATCGAAAAATTTGCATAACTATAAACAttgtttctttaaatttgaaaatgtactGTTCACtctctaaattttattttactattttattctctctcctcccctctctctctctcaacaccAACTAAAAcaaactctctctctaaatatttatttctctttgctctctctctcgacaCAAACGGAAAGaaatctgaaagaaaaaaaaaaatttaggaaaagaaatccaatgtgagaatttttcttgatatacaaaatcaatttttaaaaaatatgattttgcatatgcatatagagaaattaatgttagagcattggcaatgggctagccaaatgccaatgcaagtctaaactttagctagatgtgagaaaaagcaTCCACACTGGACTAGCCAATAGTCCAAAGCTTAGACTTGAACTacagtaaatcttaagtcctTCTCAAACATagctagctactattcacaatagaaagtaatattttattatttcaacactt from Juglans microcarpa x Juglans regia isolate MS1-56 chromosome 4S, Jm3101_v1.0, whole genome shotgun sequence carries:
- the LOC121263307 gene encoding putative calcium-binding protein CML19, which gives rise to MIKAKHDASSSPPPLTDGKHNNVTSPKSALGKLCRKLSSRKSTEKQRSLLGSDSETTNKLICSELQKVFDYLDVNGDGKISPAELQGCVTTVGGTLSVDEAEETVKSSDLNGDGLLDFEEFQKLMETSGEDEKNDTLKEAFAMYEMEGSGCITPTSLKRMLNRLGDSKSVEDCKAMIRKFDLNGDGVLSFEEFRVMMH